From a single Lolium rigidum isolate FL_2022 chromosome 7, APGP_CSIRO_Lrig_0.1, whole genome shotgun sequence genomic region:
- the LOC124674964 gene encoding uncharacterized protein LOC124674964 isoform X1, whose amino-acid sequence MRLRLHLLVLCLIILFVVYNMASYQHRQTALDVKARPFETITESHVAGAKVSSRARVKMSERADASRIGFLPRGIVEPYSDMELKPLWLTKSVQSQRSTQNERCLIAIPAGINQKKSVDAIMKKFLPENFTAILFHYDGKVNEWNDLPWSKSVIHIAASNQTKWWFAKRFLHPSVVSMYAYIFLWDEDLEVDNFNPRRYLNIVKSEKLVISQPGLDPKLSEIHHPITVRKKAGSFHRRVSRANKECSREGPPCSGWVEGMAPVFSKSAWQCAWHLIQSDLVHGWGIDYKFGYCAQGDRTKNIGVVDSEFVVHRGVQTLGGSAMTKNTRAKNSKALRQKTAQGQQQTRVRAAGLDMRTKVRRKSRVELRDFQKRWERATREDRTWVDPFARRRKRRNRPAVD is encoded by the exons ATGAGGCTGCGGCTGCATCTGCTGGTcctgtgcttgataatcctgtttgtGGTCTACAACATGGCGAGCTACCAGCATAGACAGACTGCG CTGGACGTAAAAGCTCGCCCATTTGAGACAATCACG GAGTCTCACGTGGCTGGGGCTAAGGTCTCTAGCAGAGCTAGAGTCAAGATGTCAGAAAGAGCTGATGCTTCTAGGATCGGTTTTCTGCCTCGTGGTATAGTCGAGCCTTATTCCGACATGGAATTGAAGCCATTGTGGCTCACAAAAAGCGTGCAGTCACAG AGATCTACCCAGAATGAGCGGTGCTTGATTGCCATCCCTGCTGGCATAAACCAGAAAAAAAGCGTGGATGCTATTATGAAGAAG TTTCTTCCAGAGAACTTTACAGCTATATTGTTCCACTATGATGGAAAGGTCAATGAGTGGAATGATTTGCCATGGAGCAAAAGTGTGATACACATTGCTGCTTCTAATCAGACAAAATG GTGGTTTGCTAAAAGGTTCCTCCATCCTTCTGTTGTCTCTATGTACGCGTATATCTTCCTTTGGGATGAAGATCTGGAAGTAGATAATTTTAACCCAAGAAG GTACTTGAACATAGTCAAATCAGAAAAGCTGGTGATATCGCAACCAGGTCTTGACCCTAAATTGTCTGAAATTCATCATCCAATAACTGTTCGTAAAAAAGCAGGAAGTTTCCACAG AAGAGTTAGTCGGGCTAATAAAGAATGTTCGAGAGAAGGGCCGCCTTGTTCTGG CTGGGTCGAGGGAATGGCACCGGTTTTCTCAAAATCCGCTTGGCAATGTGCGTGGCATCTTATCCAG AGCGATCTTGTCCATGGATGGGGCATTGATTACAAATTTGGGTATTGTGCCCAG GGTGACCGAACAAAGAACATTGGAGTAGTTGATAGTGAATTTGTAGTCCATCGAGGAGTACAGACACTAGGAGGTTCTGCAATGACAAAG AATACTCGTGCCAAGAACTCCAAGGCACTCCGTCAGAAAACTGCCCAAGGGCAGCAACAAACGAGA GTGAGGGCAGCAGGCCTTGACATGAGGACAAAG GTCAGGAGAAAATCACGGGTGGAGCTTCGGGATTTCCAGAAGCGCTGGGAGCGTGCCACGAGGGAAGACAGAACATGGGTTGATCCATTCGCTCGCCGGAGAAAAAGGAGGAACAGACCAGCCGTAGATTAG
- the LOC124674964 gene encoding uncharacterized protein LOC124674964 isoform X2, with translation MRLRLHLLVLCLIILFVVYNMASYQHRQTALDVKARPFETITESHVAGAKVSSRARVKMSERADASRIGFLPRGIVEPYSDMELKPLWLTKSVQSQRSTQNERCLIAIPAGINQKKSVDAIMKKFLPENFTAILFHYDGKVNEWNDLPWSKSVIHIAASNQTKWWFAKRFLHPSVVSMYAYIFLWDEDLEVDNFNPRRYLNIVKSEKLVISQPGLDPKLSEIHHPITVRKKAGSFHRVSRANKECSREGPPCSGWVEGMAPVFSKSAWQCAWHLIQSDLVHGWGIDYKFGYCAQGDRTKNIGVVDSEFVVHRGVQTLGGSAMTKNTRAKNSKALRQKTAQGQQQTRVRAAGLDMRTKVRRKSRVELRDFQKRWERATREDRTWVDPFARRRKRRNRPAVD, from the exons ATGAGGCTGCGGCTGCATCTGCTGGTcctgtgcttgataatcctgtttgtGGTCTACAACATGGCGAGCTACCAGCATAGACAGACTGCG CTGGACGTAAAAGCTCGCCCATTTGAGACAATCACG GAGTCTCACGTGGCTGGGGCTAAGGTCTCTAGCAGAGCTAGAGTCAAGATGTCAGAAAGAGCTGATGCTTCTAGGATCGGTTTTCTGCCTCGTGGTATAGTCGAGCCTTATTCCGACATGGAATTGAAGCCATTGTGGCTCACAAAAAGCGTGCAGTCACAG AGATCTACCCAGAATGAGCGGTGCTTGATTGCCATCCCTGCTGGCATAAACCAGAAAAAAAGCGTGGATGCTATTATGAAGAAG TTTCTTCCAGAGAACTTTACAGCTATATTGTTCCACTATGATGGAAAGGTCAATGAGTGGAATGATTTGCCATGGAGCAAAAGTGTGATACACATTGCTGCTTCTAATCAGACAAAATG GTGGTTTGCTAAAAGGTTCCTCCATCCTTCTGTTGTCTCTATGTACGCGTATATCTTCCTTTGGGATGAAGATCTGGAAGTAGATAATTTTAACCCAAGAAG GTACTTGAACATAGTCAAATCAGAAAAGCTGGTGATATCGCAACCAGGTCTTGACCCTAAATTGTCTGAAATTCATCATCCAATAACTGTTCGTAAAAAAGCAGGAAGTTTCCACAG AGTTAGTCGGGCTAATAAAGAATGTTCGAGAGAAGGGCCGCCTTGTTCTGG CTGGGTCGAGGGAATGGCACCGGTTTTCTCAAAATCCGCTTGGCAATGTGCGTGGCATCTTATCCAG AGCGATCTTGTCCATGGATGGGGCATTGATTACAAATTTGGGTATTGTGCCCAG GGTGACCGAACAAAGAACATTGGAGTAGTTGATAGTGAATTTGTAGTCCATCGAGGAGTACAGACACTAGGAGGTTCTGCAATGACAAAG AATACTCGTGCCAAGAACTCCAAGGCACTCCGTCAGAAAACTGCCCAAGGGCAGCAACAAACGAGA GTGAGGGCAGCAGGCCTTGACATGAGGACAAAG GTCAGGAGAAAATCACGGGTGGAGCTTCGGGATTTCCAGAAGCGCTGGGAGCGTGCCACGAGGGAAGACAGAACATGGGTTGATCCATTCGCTCGCCGGAGAAAAAGGAGGAACAGACCAGCCGTAGATTAG
- the LOC124674964 gene encoding uncharacterized protein LOC124674964 isoform X3, whose amino-acid sequence MRLRLHLLVLCLIILFVVYNMASYQHRQTALDVKARPFETITESHVAGAKVSSRARVKMSERADASRIGFLPRGIVEPYSDMELKPLWLTKSVQSQRSTQNERCLIAIPAGINQKKSVDAIMKKRTLQLYCSTMMERSMSGMICHGAKV is encoded by the exons ATGAGGCTGCGGCTGCATCTGCTGGTcctgtgcttgataatcctgtttgtGGTCTACAACATGGCGAGCTACCAGCATAGACAGACTGCG CTGGACGTAAAAGCTCGCCCATTTGAGACAATCACG GAGTCTCACGTGGCTGGGGCTAAGGTCTCTAGCAGAGCTAGAGTCAAGATGTCAGAAAGAGCTGATGCTTCTAGGATCGGTTTTCTGCCTCGTGGTATAGTCGAGCCTTATTCCGACATGGAATTGAAGCCATTGTGGCTCACAAAAAGCGTGCAGTCACAG AGATCTACCCAGAATGAGCGGTGCTTGATTGCCATCCCTGCTGGCATAAACCAGAAAAAAAGCGTGGATGCTATTATGAAGAAG AGAACTTTACAGCTATATTGTTCCACTATGATGGAAAGGTCAATGAGTGGAATGATTTGCCATGGAGCAAAAGTGTGA